From the Streptomyces nodosus genome, the window TTCGTGGTGATGCTCGTCGGCGTCACCGCGGCGGACTCCCTGAAGGAGACCATCAAGGGACAGCGCTGGCTGGCCCTGCTGTGCGGGCTCGGCTTCGGCATCCTGCTGTTCTCAGGCGTGGCCCATGCGTCCCTGAAGGACTTCAACGGCCTCGGCCGGGCGAACGCGAACGGCAATGTGGAGGGCCTGGCGGCCCTCATCTTCACCAAGTACGTGTTCGCCTTCGAAATCACCGGCGCTCTGCTGATCACGGCCGCGGTCGGCGCCATGGTGCTCACCCACCGCGAGCGCACCGAGCGCGCCAGGACCCAGCGCGAGCTGGCCGAACTGCGCGTACGGGAGGGCAAGCACCTCCCGCCGCTGCCGGCCCCCGGCGTCTACGCCCGGCACAACGCGGTGGACATCGCCGGTCTTCTGCCGGACGGTACCCCGTCCGAGCTGACCGTCAACCGGACGCTGCGGGACCGCGGCCAGATCCGTGATGTGTCCGACGAGGCGCTCAGCGATCTGAAGGCCCTGGAACAGCGCGCCGAGGAACGCCTGGAGCGCACCGAGGACGAGGGCCCGGCGCTCAAGAGGACCGAGGAGGCGTCGAAGTGAACCCGGTCAACTATCTGTATCTCGCCGCCCTGTTGTTCACCATCGGCGCCACCGGCGTGCTGATCCGGCGGAACGCGATCGTGCTGTTCATGTGCATCGAGCTGATGCTCAACGCATGCAACCTCGCCTTCGTCACCTTCTCCCGGATGCACGGCAATCTCGACGGCCAGATCTTCGCCTTCTTCACCATGGTCGTCGCCGCCGCGGAGGTCGTGGTGGGCCTCGCGATCATCGTGTCGCTGTTCCGTACCCGCCACTCGGCCTCGGTCGACGACGCCAGCCTGATGAAGCTGTGAGGGGTCGCTGAATCGTGGAGAACCTGATTGCGCTGCTGATCGCGGCGCCCCTGCTCGGAGCGGCCGTCCTGCTGTGCGGCGGCAGAAGGCTGGACGCCGTCGGCCACTGGATCGGCACGGTCCTGGCCGCCGCCTCCTTCGTGCTCGGCGTCGTGCTCTTCGCCGACATGCTGGGGAAGGCCGCCGACCACCGGATGCTGACCCAGCATCTGTTCAGCTGGATCCCGGTGGCCGGTTTCCAGGCCGATGTCGCCTTCCGGCTCGACCAGCTGTCGATGACCTTCGTCCTGCTGATCACAGGCGTCGGCTCGCTCATCCATCTGTACTCCGTGGGGTACATGGAGCACGACGAGCGCCGGCGCCGCTTCTTCGGTTATCTGAACCTGTTCCTCGCGGCGATGCTGCTGCTGGTCCTCGCCGACAACTATCTGCTGCTGTACGTCGGCTGGGAGGGCGTGGGTCTCGCCTCCTACCTGCTGATCGGCTTCTGGCAGCACAAGCCCAGCGCGGCGACCGCGGCCAAGAAGGCCTTCCTGGTCAACCGGGTCGGCGACATGGGCCTGTCGATCGCCATCATGCTGATGTTCACGACCTTCGGGACCTTCGCCTTCGGACCGGTCTTCGACGGGGTGGCCAGGACCGGTGAGGGCAAGCTCACCGCGATCGCCCTGATGCTGCTGCTCGCCGCCTGCGGCAAGTCCGCCCAG encodes:
- a CDS encoding NADH-quinone oxidoreductase subunit J, whose product is MSPQLAAYATSTGEAFQFWVLGTVAVIGALCTVFMKKAVHSALSLAGTMIVLAVFYLANGAYFLGIVQIVVYTGAIMMLFLFVVMLVGVTAADSLKETIKGQRWLALLCGLGFGILLFSGVAHASLKDFNGLGRANANGNVEGLAALIFTKYVFAFEITGALLITAAVGAMVLTHRERTERARTQRELAELRVREGKHLPPLPAPGVYARHNAVDIAGLLPDGTPSELTVNRTLRDRGQIRDVSDEALSDLKALEQRAEERLERTEDEGPALKRTEEASK
- the nuoK gene encoding NADH-quinone oxidoreductase subunit NuoK yields the protein MNPVNYLYLAALLFTIGATGVLIRRNAIVLFMCIELMLNACNLAFVTFSRMHGNLDGQIFAFFTMVVAAAEVVVGLAIIVSLFRTRHSASVDDASLMKL